Proteins encoded together in one Catellatospora citrea window:
- a CDS encoding xanthine dehydrogenase family protein molybdopterin-binding subunit: MSPEHRHTQPVDTRRVDAREKVTGAALYATDLHPDQLAHATLATATIGRGRIADLDVSAAAAVPGVLLVLSHLDHLDLQSPGFVMGGGYGVQSLQPLLDDRIAYRGQAIALVVAETLTAATEAANLVRARYETEPFAATLDSPGVERIAQPTAIPLPFLADIDVGDAESAYAAAPLHVDATYDQPAQHQNPMELIGATVWWRGDTLIVHEGTQSAGAIRHGLAQQLAIDAANIEVISPYTGGGFGQKNSLQIHIAPLALAARRIGRPVKLVVSRTQLFHHTSFRPASRHRIRLGADEHGRMVAAIHEVEHQTSRHDLFPLMYNEITARLYGIRDFRGRQTFARMDTQTPGFMRAPFEHPAAFAFESAVDELAYAANRDPLEFRLANDTTVDPVSGEPFSSRHLAQCLRRGAKTFGWSARRQRPASMRAEDGSLVGWGVAVGAYPASIVPATSHVVAGADGRVRVEVDGHEMGQGIRSTIALLVAEDLGIDVRHVDIVVGDTRVATQHLTAGSWGTASALGAVHAALRELRKQLGADVGGPVDVSAAVRAASRDTVEARAATLGPGQTEQDGERARQGHPVIAGPEFPGYSTFSWIAHFVEVRVEPTTCRIRVPRVVSVADCGRVASPVTAASQVRGGIVWGIGASLREAGEVDPRYGGFLNASLEEYPVPVNADIGTLDVDFIGEPDLRFHPVGVKGLGEVSMVGVAAAVANAVYHATGVRHRRLPIRIEDVLAGATA, encoded by the coding sequence ATGAGCCCGGAGCACCGACACACGCAGCCCGTCGACACCAGGCGCGTCGACGCCCGCGAGAAGGTCACCGGCGCCGCGCTGTACGCCACCGACCTGCACCCCGACCAGCTCGCCCACGCGACGCTGGCCACCGCGACCATCGGCCGCGGCCGCATCGCCGACCTGGACGTCTCCGCCGCCGCCGCGGTGCCCGGCGTGCTGCTCGTGCTCTCCCACCTCGACCACCTGGACCTGCAGTCCCCCGGGTTCGTCATGGGCGGCGGCTACGGCGTGCAGAGCCTGCAGCCGCTGCTCGACGACCGCATCGCCTACCGCGGCCAGGCCATCGCCCTGGTCGTCGCCGAGACGCTGACCGCCGCGACCGAGGCCGCGAACCTGGTACGCGCCCGCTACGAGACCGAGCCGTTCGCGGCCACCCTCGACTCCCCCGGCGTCGAGCGCATCGCCCAGCCCACGGCCATCCCGCTGCCGTTCCTGGCCGACATCGACGTCGGCGACGCCGAATCCGCGTACGCGGCCGCGCCGCTGCACGTCGACGCCACCTACGACCAGCCCGCGCAGCACCAGAACCCGATGGAGCTGATCGGCGCGACCGTCTGGTGGCGCGGCGACACCCTCATCGTGCACGAGGGCACCCAGAGCGCCGGCGCCATCCGCCACGGCCTGGCCCAGCAGCTCGCCATCGACGCCGCGAACATCGAAGTCATCTCGCCGTACACCGGCGGCGGCTTCGGGCAGAAGAACTCGCTCCAGATCCACATCGCACCGCTGGCGCTGGCGGCCCGCAGGATCGGCCGCCCGGTCAAGCTCGTCGTGTCGCGCACGCAGCTGTTCCACCACACCAGCTTCCGGCCCGCGAGCCGGCACCGGATCCGGCTGGGCGCCGACGAGCACGGCCGCATGGTCGCCGCGATCCACGAGGTCGAGCACCAGACCTCCCGGCACGACCTGTTCCCGCTGATGTACAACGAGATCACCGCACGGCTGTACGGCATCCGCGACTTCCGCGGCCGGCAGACCTTCGCCCGCATGGACACCCAGACCCCCGGCTTCATGCGCGCCCCGTTCGAGCACCCGGCCGCGTTCGCGTTCGAGTCCGCCGTCGACGAGCTCGCCTACGCCGCCAACCGCGACCCGCTCGAATTCCGCCTCGCCAACGACACCACCGTCGACCCGGTCAGCGGCGAGCCGTTCTCGTCCCGCCACCTGGCCCAGTGCCTGCGCCGCGGCGCGAAGACGTTCGGCTGGAGCGCCCGCCGGCAGCGCCCGGCCAGCATGCGCGCCGAGGACGGCTCGCTGGTCGGCTGGGGCGTCGCGGTCGGCGCGTACCCGGCGTCGATCGTGCCCGCCACCTCGCACGTGGTCGCCGGCGCGGACGGCCGGGTCCGCGTCGAGGTCGACGGGCACGAGATGGGCCAGGGCATCCGGTCCACCATCGCCCTGCTGGTCGCCGAGGACCTCGGCATCGACGTGCGGCACGTCGACATCGTCGTCGGGGACACCCGGGTCGCGACGCAGCACCTGACCGCCGGGTCCTGGGGCACCGCCTCCGCGCTCGGCGCGGTGCACGCGGCGCTGCGAGAACTGCGCAAGCAGCTCGGCGCGGACGTCGGCGGCCCGGTGGACGTCTCCGCCGCGGTCCGCGCGGCGAGCCGCGACACCGTCGAGGCTCGTGCCGCGACGCTCGGGCCGGGCCAGACGGAGCAGGACGGCGAACGCGCCCGCCAGGGCCACCCCGTCATCGCCGGGCCGGAGTTCCCCGGATACAGCACGTTCAGCTGGATCGCCCACTTCGTCGAGGTGCGCGTCGAGCCGACGACCTGCCGCATCCGCGTGCCCCGCGTCGTCAGCGTCGCCGACTGCGGCCGGGTCGCCAGCCCCGTCACCGCCGCCAGCCAGGTGCGCGGCGGCATCGTCTGGGGCATCGGCGCGAGCCTGCGCGAAGCCGGCGAGGTCGACCCCCGCTACGGCGGCTTCCTCAACGCCAGCCTCGAGGAATACCCGGTGCCGGTCAACGCCGACATCGGCACCCTCGACGTCGACTTCATCGGCGAACCCGACCTGCGCTTCCACCCCGTCGGGGTGAAGGGCCTCGGCGAGGTCAGCATGGTCGGCGTCGCCGCGGCCGTCGCCAACGCCGTCTACCACGCCACCGGCGTGCGCCACCGCCGCCTGCCGATCCGCATCGAGGACGTGCTCGCCGGGGCGACCGCGTAG
- a CDS encoding response regulator transcription factor codes for MARVLLIDDHRPAREGLRLALTRHGHIVDTADSGEQGLARLRTFAAQVVVLDLALPGMDGFDVCRHLRDEGDLPIIVLTARDDDIDVVAALEAGADDYVVQPVHARIVEARIRAVLRRACRTSGRSARPEGSEQHGALSINRASLCVGKHGRRVRLAPTEMRLLLTLSATPGRVHSRHQLLEAVWQHDFLGDSRLVDACVQRLRAKIEDDTTTPVYVQTVRGFGYRFGPL; via the coding sequence ATGGCCCGCGTACTCCTGATCGACGATCACCGCCCGGCCCGCGAAGGCCTGCGCTTGGCGCTGACCAGGCACGGCCACATTGTCGACACCGCCGACAGCGGCGAGCAGGGCCTCGCCCGACTGCGTACGTTCGCCGCCCAGGTCGTCGTGCTCGACCTCGCACTGCCCGGCATGGACGGCTTCGACGTGTGCCGCCACCTGCGGGACGAAGGCGACCTGCCGATCATCGTGTTGACCGCCCGCGACGACGACATCGACGTCGTCGCCGCCCTGGAGGCGGGCGCAGACGACTACGTGGTCCAGCCCGTGCACGCCCGGATCGTCGAAGCACGCATCCGCGCGGTCCTGCGGCGTGCCTGCCGCACGTCGGGCAGATCGGCCCGGCCCGAGGGATCCGAGCAGCACGGCGCGCTGAGCATCAACCGGGCCTCGCTCTGCGTCGGCAAACACGGCCGGCGCGTCCGGCTCGCCCCCACCGAGATGCGGCTGCTGCTCACCCTGTCGGCCACACCCGGCCGGGTGCACAGCCGCCACCAGCTGCTCGAAGCCGTCTGGCAGCACGACTTCCTCGGCGACTCCCGCCTGGTCGACGCCTGCGTGCAACGCCTGCGCGCCAAAATCGAGGACGACACGACCACCCCGGTGTACGTGCAGACGGTCCGCGGCTTCGGCTACCGCTTCGGCCCGCTGTGA